The genome window TTTGACTGTAGCCATTTCAGTACAGCACTTTGCCTTGCGACGTTGTACGATCTAGTCCTAAGTCCAACATTAACTCTCCCTTTAGCGTCACTTTCGTTTCCACCCTctcttgagaaaaaaatatgccATTTTAGTTGgtaaatgctccactatattcaccagctagtcgctaactttgccTGTCAGCCATTTGATGGAAACTAGGTAGatgagcagtgagagtgaaacaaaactGTAAAGCTGTgcgctgtaaaaccaaaacaaggagctgaaagatgctaaaatgctccgtATAgttgaggggagctgcagagtcggaaaaaatcttctttgggTTGATCACTACAAGTAacatctttcacattacacataatcattttatccattgttaatattaaaatatgtattagtGACAGCTTTAAGGATGTATCATCCTGTCATATACAGCATATTACCCCATTTTCACAAAATGATCCAAATATAGGCAACAATgttctccataaacaaatacatattgCATTTCAGGAATATTGCTGCGTCATGTAGAGTGATTTTATTTGAGTTAGTTGAAGCGGAGTGAGTGAAAAGGAGATTAATGAATAAGTGGACACGTTGTACTTTTCTTCTACTTTTAAAGTTTTCTGCTTCTTGTGTATATTTAAGTGCCttcatttctaatattttttaaacacagacaggcTTATACGGTATTGTGAGTTATGTGagataatattttttcatggtAAATTGTTATATGTTGGGTTGTGactaattgttttaaatatgaagctgctgctttgtgATAACAGCACTAGAAGAATGCTCAAATAGTTTCCAATAATGCTCAGTGTAATGGAAAATGTTTGGTCTCACTCTGGATTATCCAATCATATTGGACTAACCCAAGGCCAGGAATCtaatttttttcctcattacatacagtacatccagACTTTCTGCTTATTGGAAGACTTGCTTTCCTTGGAAGCCATTTCCTTGCTCTGCTCCTATCCTCCacgagtttttttttaaatcaggcCAGACTGCCAAGTGTTAGTTCTCTGAGGAAATCATTGAGACAGCAAATGAACTGGTAAAGTAAACTGGTTAGCACTAATCAGTTCACGTGCCAGATGAAATGCAGAAGTGAAAACAAGTGCTCAGAATATTTATCAGAGTTAGTCAAAGGACGGAGAAAAGTCGTGATCATTTTAACTTCAGAGACAATGATCTAAGTGAATATCATCTTTGTGATCTTTCTGCCTCTGTGGACTTCTTCCGTCTCACCCCTAACAGGGATATGTTATCAGAGCTTCATGGAAACATGTTTGTGGAGGAGTGTGAGAAGTGTGGCAGGTAtgtatgcgcacacacacacacacacacacacacacacacacacacacacacacacacacacacacacacacacacacacgtatccctaaacaaacacacttaaaaggacaggtttacaatttttgggttttttttttcgaAAAACCCCATTTTTTGGGTTTCACAAGCAAGTACATGTCTTTCAACATTGcagtctttttatttccaagtccctctttttgttactatacttccactgcagctcaacagggaaacacaaagagggaatttgatgctaaaaagactgtaaatgtggcagatatccacttgatatgactagcacatttgaaggggatcttttaacagccacaAGAGGAATcattacagtgagaaaaatctctttctgtgttcatttgggaaccttttgtttttttaggcaGACTTGGAAAAATTCTAAACCTTTAACACTCAGATCTTTACAGTCTTAGATAATTCTCATCTTAACAAGCTACGGTCTTTCACTGACTTTCCCTTTGGGGCCATTTtattaggtgtgtgtgtgactggtaATATAAACAGCAAATTATacagctgcagcacaaaacATAAAGCTCACAGTCAGGGTTCAGTTGCTGTTCACTTCACACCAGAATGTAGAGTATCTATCTACACTTCACTTTTTGATGATTGTTCATGCCAGATGTGGTTTTTCTAGCATCTCAGAAACAGACACCCTCTTAGGATTTTCACACAATGCAGCTTCTACAGTTCACGTATTAAGCATTAAAAATATGCAATCAGTTGGACTTCATCAGTAAGTGAGGCCAGAAGAGCAATTGTTGTATGTTAAAGTTCACAGGAAGGCCACACACTTACTCCAAACCCATGTattgtatatacacacacacccacctgGGCTGGCAGGCTCTATGGTGGCAGGTGTAGTCaagcatctttttttcattgaagCTGTTTTATAATAGCGCTGCACCTACATGATGTGCGTATAATTGCACCTGTTCAAAGTTCACAGGAAGGCTATAAGTGCAAAGATGTGCAGAAGGGCATCTCTGAACAAACATTTGTTGAACTTTGAAGCAGAAGACCATTCTGGCTTCCATCCTTGTAGTCTAAGAGCAAGATGATGAAGCTATAATAGACATGCGATGACTGAAACACTAGAAAATGTCACCAAGTCCATCAGAGTGAGTGATTTCTTTTGCAACAGTCTTAGTCAGAAATTGGGTGAAACAGTACAAATCCATGATCCACCATACCTTGTGTCAAAGGTAAAAGCTGCTGGTAATTGTATGGGGAGTGTTTTCTTTGCACACCAGGGATCCTATTTTGTCGCTGACCAGCTGCACCACAGTCTATCCTTTTGTCAAATTGAAATTTCCAGCAGGATAAAGCACCCTTTCACGGAGCACTCATTATCTCAAAATGTTTCCAGGAACATGACAGTGACTTCATTTTACTCAAGTCACCTGCGCAGTCTCCAAACCTCATCCTAGTTGATTTCCTCTGGGACGAAGTAAAAATTGAGGCTTGATGaacaaatgcacaatatgtGTAAACAACTCTGCAGCAGCTGTATGATGCTGTCAAGTAGGTTTGTGTGAAAATCCCTAAAGAGCTCTTCCAGAAACTTATTGAATCCATGTTTTGAGGAAGTCCAAGTAGTCCAGTTTATTCCAAAAAAAGAAGGCTACTGagtttatgttatgtttttagtATCAATGTATGTGTATAAATGGCCCTTTGTCGGGTTTATTTTCTGATGTATTGTACTGCACTCCAGTTGGACAGAGAAATAAATGGAGGATTTATGGTTTTTCCAGGCAGTATGTCAGGGAAAAGGTGATCGGTGTGATGGGGCTGAAACCCACAGGACGTTACTGTGATGTGGTCCGCTCCAGAGGACTCAGAGCCTGCAGGTAACGCATGCTTGGACATTTTGGATGAACCTGTAGCGTACAATCAGCTATTTATCAGTGTGTTCTTTACCACAACAGAGGGAAGCTGATCAGCACTATACTGGACTGGGAAGATGCTCTTCCAGACAGAGACCTGAACAAAGCAGACGATGCAAGCAGGTGACAAAAGTGCAGTAATGTGTGCTCcattgtttcctttttgttaTACTTTGAAACaattgtctgttttgtgtttggtttaACGTCTCTCCTgtcacatacatacagtacatacttgATTTCCTCTGATATCCCCGTTTCAACTCGAGTCCTGTGAAATAATATGTCAGGTTTATTTGCTTTGCATTCTGTATGCGCGCTGACATGCAAATAACCCCttcatttaaaatctttttaaggtttatgtatgtgtgagtcTGCTTTAATACTTCCATTTAGCTTCTGTGTGTCTACATTTCCATTCAATCCTTCAGCCACAAAAAGCTTTTATTGCGCCTCAGCAGGATGAATTTGATTGATTGTGTTTCACTTTGATGTACCATCATTGACCTGTAATAGATGTGTAATTACCATTTTATTGTCAGATTTTTGCAACCAAAATCTGACAAATGATTGAGTGCTAATTAGAACTGTATTATACTTCACACAAGGGGTTAATGTAGGTTTTGATTTATAGTTCATTGTTGGATTTCAACCCATTCACAGCACTTCACTAGACGGGTGTATTGTACATGATCAGACTGTATTCTGCTTATATTTCCCtgcatcaaatgtgtttttatttcttcatttacgTCATGGTGGCTGTACGCACGTAAGGTGCGAGTATATTTCAACAGAAGTGCTTGGCGGGCATCTCACACGTCCTCACGCACACCTCGGATTAGTTGGAAGGGGCTGCGTCCAATAATTTCTataactttccaaaactgacaatTGCACATTCACCATCACTTCACGCAGTTGTAGGGTGGATGCGTGAAGGTGAAAAAGTAGCCAGGGTTTGAATATTTGTCTCATTCTTACAActatttacaaaacaaacaagttcAATGCTATGAATGTCTTCCAGAAGAGACgttttgaaagtgtgtgtgttatcctcATATATAACTATTAATTATCGTGTCTCTCTAAGACAGACACTGTGTATTTGAGTGTTGTTCAAAAGCAACATAGCACAACCAAGGCATTGTAACACAGCTATAAGCACTTAGTCATATGAACTAGCCCTTTTAGAGCATACCCCGGCCTTCAAAGAACTGGATTTGCATTCAGGTAATTTTATTTCTCCTAGACTAGTTACTGAATGGGAGACTACTGCTGTACAATCGCTTTGTTTACACTTTTTCATTCACTGTGACAGACAATCACGGTGAGAAGAAGCTTTGCAGTAGAGATGGCTTTGCTGGTGCTGTGATACTGTAAAGCAGCatataactataactataactCTTGGGAGATTAGCCTTGAGCTAAATGagatccaaataaataaatagaattaaAGAGAGCTTTTCTTCAGCTTGCTTAATGTTGTTGTCACTGCCAACAATCTCCGCTGGAATCAAAACTTGTAGGACTAGTTAGACGACAAAAAAAGgcgaaataataataataataaagaacgAAGCTTCACAGCTCCCACACAACTATAAATCTCCCTTAAAGAAAAGCAGGTAAATAATAAGAATGTCACAAGCAGTTGCATCTCTTGTTTACGCCTGACCTCTTTCTCAACTGTTGGCATTCAGACGAGCAGACCTGGCACTGACGCTCGGCACCTCCATGCAGATCAAACCCAGTGGAGACCTTCCACTACTCACCAAGCGCAAAGGTGGCAAAGTGGTCATTGTCAACCTGCAGCCCACCAAGCACGTACGTGTCATTCCTGCACCACCAACAGACACATATACTTTATAAATGTACTATGTCGACTCTTGGAAACATAGAGTGTCACTTTAAATGTCGTGCGcaaatcaaaagcaaaattatGGTTAGAATAATGCTGGTCATGTGCACTGTCTGGCGTTTTCACATTCTTCATTTCACGGCTTTAATTTTCCATCTTGTAGGACAAGCATGCACACCTGCGTATCAGTGGTTATGTGGATGAGGTCATGAAACAGGTGATGGAGCTGCTGGGATTGGACATCCCAAAGTGGGATGGGCCGATTGTCTGCGAGAGCTCCACAGCCACCTCTGAGTCCTCCACTGATGTCAAACCGCTATGTGCAGTCACTGCAAAGGAAAAGGTGAAAAAGGGCCTCataaaggaagagaggaaaagagaagcaACGCAGCTAACAGAGAACGGGAGTGTTAAGGAGGAGACGGTTTCAGTAAAAAGGGAGAGAGCAGACTCTCCGGTGGGGATAAATGAAGAGAAATAGCCTAAAGTATTTTCCTCACAACACAAACTCATCCAGAAACAAACCTTACACCTGAGGGTTGTCGGTTTGATGGAtatcacagaggaggagggaggttcTTGCCTTCTTATGCCCTCCGGAGCAAAGACTCTTCTAGTACTCTAGTGGTTTTGTTAATCCAAGATTTCTCAGTCTGCCCTCACAGCCACCATGAGAAGCGACGTGAAATTAACTGATAGAAGATTCCTCAGCTGAAGCCTCACACAGTGACCTCCTTATAAGTCAAAAGAGATGGTGCTAcatcagttggatgtttgaaaatgtttcttttagtCTGTGATCAAAGCAGAGTGCGATATAAATGTTCCTCCTGCTATTATGGGATCTTTATGAGTCAGATCACTTG of Thunnus thynnus chromosome 12, fThuThy2.1, whole genome shotgun sequence contains these proteins:
- the sirt6 gene encoding NAD-dependent protein deacetylase sirtuin-6: MSVNYAAGLSPYEDKGVCGLPEVFDGPEELKAKVETLAQLIKESQYLVVHSGAGISTSAGIPDFRGPKGVWTLEQKGESPHFDTTFEDARPSLTHLALLGLQRAGYLKYLISQNVDGLHVRSGFPRDMLSELHGNMFVEECEKCGRQYVREKVIGVMGLKPTGRYCDVVRSRGLRACRGKLISTILDWEDALPDRDLNKADDASRRADLALTLGTSMQIKPSGDLPLLTKRKGGKVVIVNLQPTKHDKHAHLRISGYVDEVMKQVMELLGLDIPKWDGPIVCESSTATSESSTDVKPLCAVTAKEKVKKGLIKEERKREATQLTENGSVKEETVSVKRERADSPVGINEEK